Proteins encoded in a region of the Desulfovermiculus halophilus DSM 18834 genome:
- the nrfD gene encoding NrfD/PsrC family molybdoenzyme membrane anchor subunit, translated as MSNSGPRPVDRPFWTPGVLILLAFMLAGGIGLAARFIGGLGPVTNLDNANPWGLWIAVDVASGVALAAGGFTTAFLAHILGKEYYEPIVRPALLTAALGYTFVAFGVFIDIGRPWAVWKPVFFQNHDSALFEVAMCVMTYLAVLWIEFIPVLAERFKHKIGLLALLDRGLDKTIWIFTILGVVLSCMHQSSLGTLMLIAPTKVHELWYTPLLPLLFLTSAIAVGYPMVIFETTIATTSLRLRSEIQILEPLSRFVIITLGLYLGLKLGDLAYRGALDLIFEGTAASWFFLVELAVGGILPWLMLLSPAVRRSRRGLFAAASLIVGGVLLNRINVFIVAYNAQLHGTSYTPSLLEFVVTAGCIATIMFLYRLFVTYLPVIHAQKLEVKQ; from the coding sequence ATGAGTAATAGTGGACCTCGACCTGTGGACAGGCCGTTTTGGACTCCGGGAGTGCTGATCCTGCTTGCCTTTATGCTTGCCGGAGGGATTGGACTGGCGGCGCGATTCATCGGCGGCCTGGGGCCGGTCACCAATCTGGACAATGCCAATCCGTGGGGCCTGTGGATAGCGGTGGACGTTGCCTCCGGAGTTGCCTTGGCTGCGGGGGGATTTACAACCGCTTTTTTGGCCCACATCCTGGGGAAAGAGTATTATGAGCCCATCGTCCGGCCGGCGCTTTTGACTGCGGCTTTGGGGTACACCTTTGTCGCTTTCGGTGTGTTCATCGATATCGGCCGACCATGGGCCGTCTGGAAGCCGGTATTTTTTCAAAACCATGATTCTGCACTGTTTGAAGTGGCTATGTGCGTCATGACCTATCTGGCTGTGCTCTGGATAGAGTTCATCCCGGTGCTCGCAGAACGGTTCAAGCACAAGATAGGATTGTTGGCCCTACTGGACCGGGGCCTGGACAAGACCATCTGGATCTTCACAATCCTTGGGGTGGTCCTGTCCTGCATGCATCAATCCAGCCTGGGCACTCTGATGCTCATTGCCCCGACAAAAGTGCACGAACTGTGGTACACACCCCTTCTTCCTCTGCTCTTTCTCACCTCGGCAATCGCCGTTGGATATCCAATGGTTATTTTCGAGACAACCATCGCCACAACCTCATTGCGGCTGAGATCGGAAATACAGATTCTGGAGCCTCTTTCCAGATTCGTGATCATCACTCTGGGCCTGTATCTGGGGTTAAAATTGGGAGATCTTGCCTACAGGGGGGCATTGGACCTCATCTTTGAAGGCACTGCAGCCAGCTGGTTTTTTCTGGTCGAGCTGGCTGTCGGAGGCATCCTGCCCTGGCTCATGCTCCTGTCGCCCGCGGTACGCAGATCCCGACGGGGGCTTTTCGCCGCTGCCAGCTTAATCGTCGGCGGGGTCCTTCTGAACCGGATCAATGTGTTTATCGTTGCCTATAATGCGCAGCTTCACGGCACATCGTATACGCCGAGCCTTCTGGAGTTTGTGGTCACTGCCGGATGCATTGCCACCATCATGTTTCTGTACAGGCTCTTTGTCACCTATCTCCCGGTTATCCATGCCCAAAAGCTGGAGGTGAAGCAATGA
- a CDS encoding cytochrome c3 family protein, translating to MKVRLHPPDIFLEGPKKRKTAVFLCFILGITASSMTTAPAAPGPEVRTEQEQARVHAAQRYPFIAEVEREDPVLRKLRLHRMGLDSGDITHEYFLLSSPVVNADTDTYQPVRFMHSKHASALNDNCAACHHYRPADKEQSETVACRACHKEQSHPQAPSRVGLKSAYHQKCMGCHKDMNQGPTGCQGCHRKNPPDHTNLVSLPEDPQPREVTQACLGCHEDEARDFVTTAHWLWKGPASYTVNRQHQEIGKANITLNNF from the coding sequence ATGAAAGTGAGACTGCATCCCCCCGATATCTTTTTGGAAGGACCAAAGAAACGCAAGACTGCGGTTTTTCTGTGCTTCATCCTGGGGATCACGGCATCAAGCATGACGACGGCCCCTGCCGCTCCCGGCCCGGAAGTGCGGACCGAGCAGGAGCAGGCCCGAGTTCATGCCGCCCAGAGATATCCCTTTATAGCCGAAGTGGAGCGGGAAGATCCGGTGTTGCGCAAGCTCCGCCTGCACAGGATGGGGCTGGACAGCGGGGACATCACCCATGAATATTTTCTGCTATCCAGTCCTGTGGTCAATGCCGATACGGACACCTATCAACCGGTGCGGTTCATGCACTCCAAGCACGCCTCCGCGTTAAACGACAACTGTGCGGCCTGTCACCACTACCGGCCGGCAGATAAAGAACAATCAGAGACTGTAGCCTGCCGGGCCTGCCACAAGGAGCAGTCCCATCCCCAGGCTCCGAGCCGGGTGGGCCTGAAATCCGCATATCATCAAAAGTGCATGGGATGTCATAAGGACATGAACCAAGGGCCTACAGGGTGCCAGGGCTGCCACAGGAAGAACCCGCCGGATCATACGAATCTGGTCAGCCTGCCGGAAGATCCCCAACCAAGAGAAGTGACCCAAGCCTGTCTTGGCTGCCATGAAGATGAGGCCCGCGATTTTGTGACCACGGCTCATTGGCTGTGGAAAGGTCCGGCGAGCTACACGGTGAACAGACAGCATCAGGAGATCGGCAAGGCCAATATAACCCTGAACAACTTCTGA
- a CDS encoding tetrathionate reductase family octaheme c-type cytochrome gives MNPNSNESRCTSCHAGYGWKDDSFDFSRLENIDCLVCHDTTGKYTKTPTGAGMPDPDIDLAQIARNVGPTSRETCGSCHFSGGGGDHVKHANMGSELNDPCRTCDIHMGGYDFTCTECHRTTNHKIPGKSSSVAATEGTTQCIDCHTKEPHYGNDLLDHHLNEHCDHIACNTCHSPLYARSHPTKIWWDWSEAGDTDRPVQKGPHGQPLYHWKKGVFGWTQNAKPSYAWSNGYTQRTLAGDTVDLEGKIVDPDASQKEKKQGDYVHLASPVGDKTDPDSKITPFKVMRGVQPADPETSLLLLPHLFPYGQEDTTAYWKNLDWQKAFEEGMQASGLPYSGDYVWVRTDMYWRMEHEVLPKEGALKCTQCHSALQGEKTCDRCHRPARAADFTDLMQGGERMQSAEDSGWDPKHLEKKSDFLNFKDLGYEGDPIIHGGRFKRLPLSFE, from the coding sequence ATTAATCCCAACAGCAACGAGTCTCGTTGCACTTCATGCCACGCTGGCTACGGTTGGAAAGACGACAGTTTTGACTTTTCGCGGCTGGAAAACATCGACTGCCTGGTGTGCCACGATACCACAGGGAAGTACACAAAGACCCCTACCGGGGCCGGGATGCCCGATCCGGACATCGATCTGGCCCAGATTGCCCGTAATGTGGGGCCAACCAGCAGAGAGACCTGCGGAAGCTGTCATTTTTCCGGTGGAGGAGGCGATCATGTCAAACACGCCAATATGGGCAGCGAGCTGAATGATCCATGCAGGACCTGTGATATCCACATGGGCGGATATGACTTTACCTGCACGGAATGCCATAGGACCACAAACCATAAAATTCCGGGCAAGTCCTCTTCAGTGGCTGCAACCGAGGGAACGACCCAGTGCATAGACTGCCACACCAAAGAGCCCCATTACGGGAATGATCTGTTGGATCATCATCTTAACGAACACTGCGATCACATCGCCTGCAACACCTGTCATTCCCCCTTGTACGCCAGAAGCCATCCCACAAAGATCTGGTGGGACTGGTCAGAGGCAGGGGACACGGACCGCCCTGTTCAGAAAGGGCCGCATGGCCAACCCCTGTATCACTGGAAGAAGGGGGTGTTTGGGTGGACCCAGAATGCCAAGCCGAGCTATGCGTGGTCCAATGGCTATACCCAGCGGACCCTGGCTGGAGATACGGTTGATCTGGAAGGAAAGATCGTCGACCCGGATGCGTCCCAGAAGGAAAAGAAGCAGGGAGACTACGTGCATTTAGCCTCTCCGGTTGGAGACAAAACGGATCCGGATTCCAAGATCACCCCATTTAAGGTTATGCGCGGAGTCCAGCCCGCCGATCCGGAAACCAGCCTCCTGCTCCTGCCGCACCTTTTCCCCTATGGGCAAGAGGACACCACGGCCTATTGGAAGAATCTGGACTGGCAAAAGGCCTTTGAGGAAGGCATGCAGGCCTCTGGCTTGCCCTACAGTGGAGACTATGTCTGGGTCAGAACGGATATGTATTGGCGCATGGAACACGAAGTTCTGCCCAAGGAAGGGGCCTTGAAGTGCACCCAGTGTCACTCCGCGCTTCAGGGAGAAAAAACCTGTGATCGCTGTCATCGCCCCGCCCGGGCCGCAGACTTCACAGACCTGATGCAGGGCGGGGAGAGGATGCAGTCCGCAGAAGACAGCGGATGGGATCCAAAGCACCTGGAAAAGAAAAGCGATTTCTTGAATTTCAAGGATCTGGGGTATGAAGGGGATCCAATAATCCACGGCGGAAGATTCAAGCGCCTTCCGCTGTCATTTGAGTAG
- a CDS encoding phospholipase D-like domain-containing protein, whose amino-acid sequence MQFIQWWFITLLGIFQLYAAGHALLYKRDPKASWAWIATCILLPPFGAILYFLLGINRVRTKAKSLKWYWPLVHIEFPPPQENTCLAPIQAMPNLEGVSPTFRRIADISEAVTKRPLLCQNRVAPLFNGEQAFPAMLQAIDAAEHSVYLQTYIFETNDTGQRFIQALQRAQARGVDVRVIVDGIGELYFWPRASKLLSRKKVPCARFMPLRLFPPSAFINLRNHRKILTVDGKTGFTGGMNIGDRHLFDKLSKASRVKDVHFQCSGPIVAQMEQVFLEDWGFCTGDEELNPSELKLESSGPAVCRSITVGPNQDLNKLSMILVGAISQAQDEVMIMTPYFLPNRELVGALQAAALRGVRVNIVLPGKNNLPYVHWATRNMLWELLQYGVRVFYQPPPFNHSKLFLVDDCYGQIGSANLDPRSLRLNFEMVVEFHDQELIASLTRHVLDTIQISREETLEQVDGRSLPARVRDSFFWLFSPYF is encoded by the coding sequence ATGCAATTCATTCAATGGTGGTTTATTACCCTGCTGGGGATCTTTCAGCTCTATGCAGCTGGGCATGCCTTGCTGTACAAACGGGATCCCAAGGCTTCATGGGCCTGGATAGCCACCTGCATCCTCCTTCCTCCCTTCGGGGCCATCCTCTACTTTCTGCTGGGCATCAACCGGGTGCGGACCAAGGCCAAGAGTCTGAAATGGTATTGGCCCCTGGTCCATATTGAGTTTCCCCCGCCGCAGGAAAATACCTGCCTGGCCCCGATTCAAGCCATGCCCAACCTGGAAGGAGTATCCCCAACCTTTCGGCGCATCGCCGATATCTCGGAGGCGGTGACCAAGCGTCCACTGCTGTGCCAGAACCGGGTTGCTCCGCTCTTCAACGGAGAGCAGGCCTTTCCGGCCATGCTTCAGGCCATTGATGCCGCAGAGCACAGCGTCTATCTGCAAACCTATATCTTTGAAACCAACGATACCGGCCAGCGGTTTATCCAGGCCTTGCAGCGGGCCCAGGCCAGAGGCGTGGATGTGCGGGTCATAGTGGACGGAATCGGGGAACTCTATTTCTGGCCCAGGGCCAGCAAGCTCCTTTCTCGAAAAAAAGTGCCTTGCGCCCGGTTCATGCCCCTGCGTCTTTTTCCGCCCTCCGCATTTATCAATCTGCGCAATCACCGCAAGATCCTGACCGTGGATGGAAAGACCGGCTTCACCGGGGGGATGAATATCGGGGACCGGCACCTGTTCGACAAGCTGTCCAAGGCCTCCCGGGTCAAGGACGTGCATTTTCAGTGCTCAGGGCCGATAGTGGCCCAGATGGAGCAGGTGTTCCTGGAAGACTGGGGGTTTTGTACCGGGGATGAGGAACTAAATCCGTCCGAGCTCAAGCTGGAATCCTCAGGTCCGGCCGTTTGCCGGTCCATTACCGTGGGGCCGAACCAGGACCTGAACAAGCTGAGCATGATCCTGGTCGGGGCCATCTCCCAGGCCCAGGACGAGGTCATGATCATGACCCCGTACTTTTTGCCCAACCGCGAACTGGTCGGAGCCCTGCAGGCCGCTGCCCTGCGCGGGGTGAGGGTGAACATCGTCCTGCCGGGGAAGAACAACCTGCCTTATGTCCACTGGGCGACCCGCAACATGCTCTGGGAGCTTTTGCAGTACGGGGTTCGGGTGTTCTATCAGCCCCCTCCGTTTAACCATTCCAAGCTGTTTTTGGTTGACGATTGCTACGGCCAGATAGGCTCGGCCAACCTCGATCCCCGCAGTCTGCGCCTGAACTTTGAAATGGTGGTTGAGTTCCACGATCAGGAACTGATTGCATCCCTGACCCGCCACGTGCTGGACACCATCCAGATCTCCAGAGAGGAAACCCTGGAGCAAGTGGACGGCAGATCCCTCCCGGCCAGGGTCAGGGATTCCTTTTTCTGGCTCTTTTCCCCGTACTTTTAA
- the tpx gene encoding thiol peroxidase: protein MQERTGLITMKGNPLTLVGPEITTGSPAPDFRTVDTDLNPLTLQDLEHKVLIISSVPSLDTDVCDMETRRFNTEAANLSQDIKIVTVSMDLPFAQKRWCGAAGVDQVLTVSDHREASFGQNYGVLIKELRLLARAVFVLDQSRTVRYVQLVSEVTEEPDYGPILDAAKSLV from the coding sequence ATGCAGGAACGTACAGGACTGATCACTATGAAAGGCAACCCGTTGACCCTGGTCGGTCCGGAGATCACCACCGGGAGCCCGGCCCCGGACTTCCGGACGGTGGATACGGACCTCAATCCTCTCACCTTGCAGGACCTTGAACACAAGGTGCTGATCATTTCCTCTGTGCCCTCTCTGGATACAGATGTCTGTGACATGGAGACCAGGCGGTTCAACACCGAAGCGGCCAACTTAAGCCAGGACATCAAGATCGTCACCGTCAGCATGGACCTGCCCTTTGCCCAAAAGCGCTGGTGCGGTGCGGCCGGTGTGGATCAGGTCCTCACTGTCTCCGATCACCGGGAGGCTTCTTTCGGTCAAAACTACGGGGTGTTGATCAAGGAGCTGCGCCTGCTGGCCCGGGCGGTCTTTGTTCTGGATCAGTCCAGGACCGTGCGCTATGTGCAGCTTGTTTCCGAGGTGACTGAGGAACCGGACTACGGCCCTATTCTGGATGCGGCCAAAAGCCTGGTTTGA
- a CDS encoding vWA domain-containing protein, with amino-acid sequence MFIPFFFLLRQHGVPVSPTAFLRLQTALRRGLIADLDDFYTAARCLLVKNEKHFDLYDRVFAHYFQGQTLEEPENKELEDWIKQMLQDWLHDPAELAQALGMDETELSGMSPQELVDYFYQRLRDQDGEHHGGSKWIGTGGTSPVGHSGHHPGGMRVGGASRSQSALKVAMDRRYRDYAQEGPLTQARIGEALKKLTRLVPEGPKDILDVDETIRETVKKAGEIELIFRRSLRDRLKVILAIDNGGWSMDPYVQVVTTLFSHARAQFQDLKILYFHNTIYDFLWADPRRRNRRVKVDDMVTWDSHTRLIIVGDASMAPYELMARDGSIHQEETSGQPSIDRLQLLARSFPYSVWLNPKMAAQWPYTRTIGMIRQVFPMFELSMDGLEQAVQYLKGQPGAPA; translated from the coding sequence ATGTTCATTCCCTTTTTTTTCCTCCTGCGCCAGCACGGGGTCCCGGTGTCCCCCACTGCATTCCTGCGCCTCCAGACAGCCCTGCGCCGGGGGCTGATCGCCGATCTTGACGATTTCTACACCGCGGCCAGATGCCTGCTGGTGAAGAACGAAAAGCACTTTGATCTCTATGACCGGGTCTTTGCCCACTACTTTCAGGGCCAGACCCTGGAGGAGCCTGAAAACAAAGAGCTCGAGGACTGGATCAAGCAGATGCTCCAGGACTGGCTGCACGATCCGGCCGAACTGGCTCAGGCTCTGGGTATGGACGAAACAGAGCTGTCCGGCATGTCCCCCCAGGAGCTGGTGGACTACTTCTACCAGCGCCTGCGGGATCAGGACGGGGAGCATCACGGGGGCAGCAAATGGATCGGAACCGGAGGCACCTCGCCTGTCGGCCATTCCGGGCATCACCCCGGAGGCATGCGGGTGGGCGGCGCCTCCCGCAGTCAGTCCGCGCTCAAGGTGGCCATGGATCGCCGCTATCGGGACTATGCCCAGGAAGGTCCATTGACCCAGGCCCGGATCGGCGAGGCCCTGAAAAAGCTTACCCGCCTGGTGCCCGAAGGCCCCAAGGACATCCTGGACGTGGACGAGACCATCAGGGAAACGGTCAAAAAGGCCGGTGAGATAGAGCTGATCTTTCGCCGCAGCCTGCGGGACAGGCTGAAGGTTATTCTGGCTATCGACAACGGCGGCTGGTCCATGGACCCCTACGTGCAGGTGGTCACCACCCTGTTTTCCCACGCCAGAGCCCAGTTTCAGGATCTGAAGATCCTCTATTTCCACAATACCATCTACGACTTTTTGTGGGCCGATCCCCGCCGCCGCAACCGCCGGGTGAAGGTGGACGATATGGTCACCTGGGACTCGCATACCCGGTTGATTATCGTCGGAGACGCGAGCATGGCCCCGTATGAACTCATGGCCAGGGACGGCTCCATCCATCAGGAGGAAACGTCTGGACAGCCGAGCATCGACCGTTTGCAGCTTCTGGCCCGGTCCTTTCCCTACTCGGTGTGGCTCAATCCCAAGATGGCGGCCCAGTGGCCCTATACCCGGACCATCGGCATGATCCGCCAGGTCTTTCCCATGTTTGAGCTGAGCATGGACGGCTTGGAACAGGCTGTGCAGTATCTCAAGGGACAGCCCGGTGCGCCGGCGTAG
- a CDS encoding AAA family ATPase: MLANDDLQTTCHQSSSYVLDRELAKIVNISMALEMPLLLKGEPGTGKTMLAHAVAEALDMPLIVLNVKSTLKLVDTLYQYDTLTRLNDSRFGDSSRDVSNIEEYISMGKIGQAFMSDQRVVLLIDEIDKADSDFQDDMLDILDQMEFDIIEIDKTIRAKHRPVIIITSNAKKDLSEPFLGRCNFHHIAFPDPDMMQDIVRTHFPDLANEVMQQCVRAFYALRDLPGIEKKPATRELINWIRAVQHDPEVTPKELKKGNLPYLGTLFKKSQDLERAQANLGRL, from the coding sequence ATGCTCGCAAACGATGACCTGCAAACCACCTGTCACCAAAGCTCAAGCTATGTACTGGACCGGGAGCTGGCCAAGATAGTCAATATTTCCATGGCCTTGGAAATGCCCTTACTCCTCAAGGGCGAACCCGGGACCGGCAAGACCATGCTGGCCCACGCCGTGGCCGAGGCCCTGGATATGCCGCTGATTGTTCTGAATGTGAAGTCCACACTCAAGCTGGTGGACACCCTGTATCAGTACGATACCCTGACCCGGCTCAACGACAGCCGTTTCGGGGACTCCAGCCGGGATGTGAGCAACATCGAGGAGTACATCTCCATGGGCAAAATCGGACAGGCCTTCATGTCCGATCAGAGAGTGGTCCTGCTCATTGATGAGATCGACAAGGCTGATTCCGATTTCCAGGACGACATGCTGGATATCCTGGATCAGATGGAGTTTGACATCATAGAGATCGACAAGACCATCCGGGCCAAGCACCGGCCGGTGATCATCATCACCTCCAACGCCAAGAAGGACCTGTCCGAGCCCTTCCTAGGCCGATGCAACTTTCACCATATCGCTTTTCCCGACCCGGATATGATGCAGGACATAGTGCGCACGCATTTTCCCGACCTGGCCAACGAGGTGATGCAGCAGTGCGTTCGGGCCTTCTATGCCCTTCGCGATCTGCCGGGGATTGAGAAAAAACCGGCCACCAGAGAGCTGATCAATTGGATCCGGGCTGTGCAGCACGATCCGGAAGTCACCCCCAAGGAGCTGAAGAAAGGAAACCTCCCCTACCTGGGGACCCTGTTCAAGAAAAGTCAGGATCTTGAGCGGGCCCAAGCCAATCTGGGACGGCTGTAG
- a CDS encoding carboxymuconolactone decarboxylase family protein yields the protein MSQETLKELQTGITKLARTNKDMVRAMMNLSETAAREGALPRKMKKLIFVALAVQQRCSYCISHHVHDALESGATAEEIYEAAEVAVAMGGGPSLAYTATLVREAVESFAQNG from the coding sequence ATGAGCCAAGAGACCCTGAAGGAACTGCAAACAGGAATCACCAAGCTGGCCAGGACGAATAAGGATATGGTCCGGGCCATGATGAACCTCTCGGAAACCGCGGCCCGGGAGGGGGCACTGCCCCGGAAGATGAAAAAGCTCATCTTCGTCGCCCTGGCTGTCCAGCAGCGGTGCAGCTACTGCATCTCGCATCACGTCCATGACGCTCTGGAATCCGGGGCCACGGCCGAGGAGATCTATGAAGCCGCCGAGGTCGCCGTCGCCATGGGCGGGGGGCCGAGCCTGGCCTACACCGCCACCCTGGTCCGGGAAGCTGTGGAATCCTTTGCTCAGAACGGGTGA
- a CDS encoding flavodoxin family protein — protein sequence MRILNLYYTATSNTTKVAEQIASTLTQLGHTVDTVKATADADIDILDYDFVFAGSGVYAWLPGKPMQDLFTKLRKGYAQAGEIKPASPKRVEKKAVVYCTYGGVHTGIREAVPAVKYMGQLFDHLGFMILDEWYFVGEYHPENMRQMSEQGRLGDIRGRPDERDLREVDQKVRGIMLTAGNG from the coding sequence ATGCGGATTCTCAATCTTTATTACACCGCCACCAGCAACACAACCAAGGTCGCGGAACAAATCGCCTCCACCCTCACCCAGCTGGGGCACACGGTAGATACAGTCAAAGCCACGGCCGACGCTGATATCGATATCCTGGACTACGATTTCGTCTTTGCCGGATCCGGGGTGTATGCCTGGCTTCCGGGCAAGCCGATGCAGGACCTGTTCACCAAGCTGCGCAAGGGCTATGCTCAGGCCGGGGAGATCAAACCAGCCTCCCCCAAGCGGGTGGAGAAAAAGGCTGTTGTCTACTGCACCTACGGCGGTGTGCACACCGGCATACGTGAAGCCGTCCCGGCGGTGAAGTACATGGGGCAGCTCTTCGACCATCTCGGGTTTATGATCCTGGACGAATGGTACTTTGTGGGCGAATACCACCCGGAGAATATGCGCCAGATGTCTGAACAGGGCCGCCTGGGGGACATCCGGGGCCGGCCGGACGAGCGCGACCTGCGGGAAGTGGATCAGAAGGTTCGAGGAATCATGCTGACTGCCGGGAACGGATGA
- the thiL gene encoding thiamine-phosphate kinase has protein sequence MPSLADVGEFGFIQRISGQCLVRSDRVHTAIGDDAAAYWTDGSKLALMTTDMLVEGVHFIRTAASPFSLGWKSVAVNMSDIAAMGGSAGEAFISLAIPKDCSMDYLDELYRGMHDICVRFGVNILGGDTTSSTQGLVINVALTGEVAEEEILCRDRAQPGDLICCTGPLGDSRAGLHLITSGLEPIPEEFEPLYQAHIAPWPCLEEGRFLASSRALGAAIDVSDGVSSDLQHICTASGTGARVYAADMPLSQELTWFCSRFGFDPLEWALAGGEDYVLLFTVRPEKLDAVQREYAERFRPSLAVIGEMTAGGEPELVDASGRVRPITSTGWNHFRGVR, from the coding sequence ATGCCCAGTCTTGCTGATGTCGGAGAGTTCGGATTCATCCAGCGGATCAGCGGGCAATGTCTTGTCCGCTCGGACCGGGTGCATACGGCAATCGGCGACGATGCGGCCGCGTATTGGACTGACGGGAGCAAGCTGGCCTTGATGACCACGGATATGCTGGTGGAGGGGGTGCATTTCATCCGGACCGCGGCCAGCCCGTTTTCCCTGGGCTGGAAGTCCGTGGCCGTGAATATGAGCGATATCGCGGCCATGGGCGGGAGCGCGGGGGAAGCCTTTATCAGCCTGGCCATACCCAAGGACTGCTCCATGGACTATCTGGATGAGCTGTACCGGGGGATGCACGATATCTGCGTCCGTTTCGGGGTGAATATTCTGGGGGGAGACACCACCAGCTCCACCCAGGGGCTGGTCATCAATGTGGCTCTGACCGGGGAGGTGGCCGAAGAGGAGATCCTCTGCCGGGACCGGGCCCAACCCGGGGATTTGATCTGCTGCACCGGCCCCCTGGGAGACAGCCGGGCCGGCCTGCACCTCATAACCAGCGGCCTCGAGCCCATTCCAGAGGAATTCGAACCCCTGTATCAGGCCCATATCGCCCCGTGGCCCTGCCTGGAAGAGGGCCGTTTCCTGGCTTCGTCCCGGGCCTTGGGGGCGGCTATCGATGTCAGCGATGGGGTGAGCTCTGATCTGCAGCATATCTGCACCGCCAGCGGGACCGGGGCAAGAGTATATGCCGCGGATATGCCCCTTTCCCAGGAGTTGACCTGGTTCTGCTCCCGGTTTGGGTTCGATCCCCTGGAGTGGGCCCTGGCCGGAGGCGAGGACTATGTCCTGTTGTTCACTGTCCGGCCTGAAAAGCTGGATGCGGTGCAAAGGGAGTACGCAGAGAGGTTTCGTCCATCCTTGGCCGTGATCGGCGAAATGACCGCAGGCGGGGAGCCGGAACTGGTGGATGCCTCGGGGAGGGTGCGTCCGATAACGAGCACAGGCTGGAATCATTTTCGCGGTGTCCGATGA
- the thiD gene encoding bifunctional hydroxymethylpyrimidine kinase/phosphomethylpyrimidine kinase codes for MPTAENSLRTYRRVLSVAGSDSGGGAGIQADLKTFSALDCYGTTAVTALTAQNTQGVTGIQQVPASFVQAQMDAVLSDIGTDAVKIGMLFSTDIIWTVSQVLAQAKAPRVVLDPVMVAQSGDKLLEDRAIEVMCRELMPLADLITPNLPEAEAILERKIPDFTSMQRAVRDLCAFGSKAVLLKGGHLQDSASVDLLYLREGDRCLPLHAEHVSTINNHGTGCTLSSAVAAFLARGMEMEEAVGKGKEYITRAIQAGASYRLGRGHGPVHHFYAIWE; via the coding sequence ATGCCCACTGCCGAGAACAGTTTGCGCACCTACCGCCGGGTCCTGAGCGTTGCGGGATCGGACAGCGGGGGAGGGGCCGGGATCCAGGCGGACCTGAAGACCTTTTCCGCGTTGGACTGCTATGGAACAACCGCGGTCACCGCCCTCACGGCCCAGAACACACAGGGAGTCACGGGAATTCAGCAGGTGCCGGCCTCCTTTGTTCAGGCTCAGATGGACGCGGTCCTCAGTGATATAGGCACTGATGCGGTCAAGATCGGGATGCTCTTTTCAACTGACATTATCTGGACTGTGAGCCAGGTCCTGGCCCAGGCCAAAGCGCCCCGGGTTGTCCTCGATCCGGTTATGGTGGCCCAAAGCGGGGACAAGCTGCTGGAAGACCGGGCCATTGAGGTCATGTGCCGGGAGTTGATGCCTCTGGCTGATCTGATCACCCCCAATCTTCCAGAGGCCGAAGCCATTCTGGAGCGGAAGATCCCGGACTTTACGTCCATGCAGCGGGCGGTACGGGACCTGTGCGCTTTCGGCAGCAAAGCCGTGCTGCTCAAGGGCGGCCATCTCCAGGATTCGGCCAGCGTGGACCTTCTCTATCTCCGGGAGGGGGATCGATGCCTTCCTTTGCATGCCGAGCATGTGTCCACGATCAACAACCATGGGACCGGATGCACCCTGTCATCGGCTGTTGCCGCTTTTCTGGCCAGGGGGATGGAGATGGAAGAGGCGGTGGGCAAGGGCAAGGAGTACATCACCCGGGCCATCCAGGCCGGGGCAAGCTACAGGCTGGGCCGCGGACACGGGCCTGTGCATCACTTCTACGCCATCTGGGAGTGA